One Ferrimicrobium sp. genomic region harbors:
- a CDS encoding acyl-CoA dehydrogenase family protein, whose product MDFEFNEELTQLRDTVRRLAKEKVAPRAREIDLTGEYPQDLFELFGTTGLFGLCIPEAYGGSGAGILGLTIAIEEVAKYSNTAALMLLLSRLPTGPVMIAGSEEQKQRYLPGIASGEQRASFGLSEVGAGSDVAGMRTTAIPDPKVEGGWILSGSKVWISGVAQADWYTVFAKTGDPASRRHDSITAFIVDRNLEGVSVPRVDKKMGVKGVDTGELLLESVHVPAENVIGEVGGFRLAMLGLNSMRPIVAARGLGLAEGALMYAVNYVKERGAFGHTIADFQGIQWEIARMATEIEAARLLTYRAAWMADRGEFTREFVPFLSMSKYYATEMAVRASSLAVQLLGAAGYMQDHPTEMYYRDAKQLTIVEGTTQVQLGLIGQGVLRGDLWWD is encoded by the coding sequence GTGGATTTCGAGTTCAACGAGGAGCTCACCCAGCTTCGCGATACGGTACGCCGTCTCGCCAAGGAGAAGGTGGCGCCTCGGGCGCGTGAGATCGATCTGACTGGTGAGTACCCCCAGGATCTCTTCGAGCTCTTTGGGACGACCGGCCTCTTCGGGCTCTGCATTCCAGAAGCGTACGGAGGATCTGGGGCAGGCATTCTCGGGCTCACCATCGCGATCGAAGAGGTCGCCAAGTACTCGAACACTGCGGCGTTGATGCTGTTGCTCTCTCGACTCCCCACGGGCCCGGTGATGATCGCAGGCTCGGAGGAGCAAAAGCAGCGGTATCTTCCAGGCATTGCTAGCGGAGAACAACGCGCATCTTTTGGTCTCTCTGAGGTCGGCGCGGGCTCCGACGTTGCCGGGATGCGCACTACCGCTATTCCTGACCCAAAGGTTGAGGGTGGCTGGATCCTTTCCGGCTCGAAGGTGTGGATCTCCGGGGTTGCCCAGGCCGACTGGTACACCGTCTTTGCCAAGACAGGCGACCCGGCCTCTCGCCGTCACGACTCCATCACCGCGTTTATCGTTGATCGCAACCTCGAAGGGGTTTCGGTGCCAAGGGTCGACAAGAAGATGGGTGTCAAGGGTGTAGACACCGGTGAGCTCCTGCTCGAGTCGGTGCATGTGCCGGCCGAGAACGTCATCGGTGAGGTTGGTGGGTTTCGGCTCGCCATGTTGGGGCTGAACTCGATGCGTCCCATCGTCGCTGCCCGAGGGCTCGGTCTTGCTGAAGGAGCCCTTATGTATGCCGTGAACTACGTCAAGGAGCGGGGTGCCTTCGGCCACACCATCGCTGACTTCCAGGGTATCCAATGGGAGATTGCCAGGATGGCAACCGAGATCGAAGCCGCCAGACTGTTGACCTATCGGGCGGCATGGATGGCGGACCGTGGCGAGTTCACCCGTGAATTCGTCCCCTTCCTCTCGATGTCTAAGTACTATGCCACCGAGATGGCCGTGCGAGCCTCGTCGTTGGCGGTGCAGCTGTTGGGGGCTGCAGGTTATATGCAGGATCACCCGACGGAGATGTATTATCGGGATGCTAAGCAGCTCACGATCGTTGAAGGAACCACGCAGGTGCAGCTCGGTCTCATCGGGCAAGGGGTGCTGCGCGGCGACCTGTGGTGGGATTAG
- a CDS encoding DUF3501 family protein produces MRTLTIDDILDLRAYEKVRSQLRQEVIDLKRLRRVALGPMISVVFENKLTMRFQVQEMARAERMMRDEDIQAELDVYNELIPNKNELVATLFVELTTKTELQEWLPKLAGVERSLQLLVDTVVIPGKLEASHEEQLTRSDVTASVHYLRFAIPDQVANALLDREVHLIVHHSSYEADVVLGDELKRSLVDDWQIG; encoded by the coding sequence ATGCGTACGCTTACCATTGACGACATTCTTGATCTTCGAGCCTACGAGAAGGTTCGAAGCCAGCTGCGCCAAGAGGTGATCGATCTCAAGAGGCTGCGTCGGGTAGCTCTCGGGCCGATGATCTCGGTGGTGTTTGAGAACAAGCTCACGATGCGCTTTCAAGTACAGGAGATGGCTCGGGCGGAACGGATGATGCGTGATGAGGACATCCAAGCGGAGCTCGATGTCTACAACGAGTTGATCCCGAACAAGAATGAACTCGTCGCGACGCTCTTTGTCGAGCTCACCACCAAGACCGAATTGCAGGAGTGGTTGCCCAAGCTCGCAGGGGTGGAGCGAAGCCTGCAGCTGTTGGTCGACACGGTCGTCATCCCTGGGAAGCTTGAAGCCTCACACGAAGAGCAGCTCACCCGATCGGATGTGACGGCGTCGGTGCACTACCTACGCTTTGCGATACCAGACCAAGTGGCCAACGCCTTACTCGATCGTGAGGTGCACCTGATCGTGCACCACAGCTCCTACGAGGCCGACGTGGTGTTAGGTGACGAGCTCAAGCGATCGCTCGTCGATGATTGGCAAATAGGCTAG